In Phycisphaerae bacterium, the genomic window TCGCCAGATGACCGCCTGCGCCGGGGGAATCAACAGGCCCATGCTCATCGCCTTGATGCCCAGGACTTCGACCGGCAAAACCTTGTCGTTCTCGTAACCCGGCCGGGCGTCCTCGATGCCCAGCATCTTGGGAATCGAGGGACCGTAAACATCTGCATCGAGCAACCCGACCCTCGCCCCCGCGCGAGCCAGGCCGATCGATAGCAACACGCTCAGCGTGCTCTTGCCGACGCCACCCTTGCCCGCCCCCACAGCCACGATATTCCGAACGCCGGGCAACTGGCACTTCTCGGGCAGACTGCTGCGAACACGAGCGGAGAACTCCACGTCCACCTCTGTCACGCCGCCCAGGTCACACACGGCCGTCTCGATGTCATGGCGAATGGTCTCACGCATGGGACATGCCGGGGTGGTCAATTCGACCTCCACGCAAACACGACCGTCGCCAGTTTCCACATTCTTGACAAAACCGAGCGAAACGATGTCCTGACCCAGTTCGGGGTCTCGAACACTCTTCAGCGCCTGAAACACCTGCTCTTTTGTCAGGCAGGATGGATTGCTCACGGAATGCACCTCGCGATAGAAGCTGTCACTCCGGCGGCCGGCCAAGCAACACGTAGCCCACTCCGCCCCGCTGGAACCAGATTCTCTCAACGTCCTCAACGGGATGCGTGATCACGCCCTGTTCCGGAGTCCCGCCGGCCGGGTCATTAATACACACGCCGCCCTTCCCGTCGAAACCCGTGATGACAAGAAGATGACCGTTCGACTCGCGATACGGGGCATTGCGCAGTTGGCCTTTGTCAACACGAATACTGGCAATCACCGGGCGACCGGCCACGATATGCCGTTTGACCGCGTCCCAGTCGCCGAAACGCTCGATGTAACCGGGTACTCCAAAATGGCAGGCAGTCTGCACCGCGCGGGCCCAGTTGCCGTAGAGTTTGAACTCGGCGTCGTACACCAGCTCATACACGCGAGAAGTGGGCAGCCTTACTCCGTAGTATTCGAGAACCATCGCCACCGACGTCGGGCTGCAGACGCTTCCGCGGACCTCCTTGGCCTCCCACTTCTGACTCCGAAACGGCACCGGCAATCGGCGGGCCCATTTCTCACGGGGACCAGGGTCAATCGGCTTGCGGAACCGGCGGGCCAGCTCGGCGTCATTCAGCGTATTGCTATAGGCCAGACCGATCCGCCTCAGCACCGGCAACGGTCCTCTTCTGGGCGAATAGAGGTGAATGCGATACTGCAACCGGTCAAAACGATGTATCGATCGGAAGTAATCCGTGTCCACGTCGCCGTTCCGGTCGTGCTGAATCTTGACTGCCGGCATTTCCGCCGTTCCCCACGTGCCGAGATAGTAGAACGGCGTCCAGAAGTCGCCCTCGGCTCTTCCAAACCGGAGCTCCACGACGAAACCCGCACCCAGCGGACAGTCCACGTTCCACGAAGGCACAACATCGTTGAACGGGAACGCCGCAGCAATCACCCGCGACGTGTGCACGCCCTTGAACGGCGGGCGCGCGGGCTCCCCGTTCGAAGGCTCCGTCTCCAGGGTGACGCCCGAGGGGTCGCTCACGACAATCGTGCCCGAGTGCGTTCCCTGCTCAAATGCCTCCGCCGTCTCGTCCAGAAGCAGAGCATGAACGTCGTTCGGGGTCATGTACAGCTTGTTGCCTGGACCCTCATGTTCATCCGCCAGACTCGGCGGAGCCTCTCTCGTGCCGCACCCCGCAATGACGGCGACCAACAGGCAGCACCTCAACATGTTCATCACCCGCAATCATCCTCTCTGTATCGCCTTGAACATCCATGTGGCATTCTCAGACCGTCCGCGCCGGCCTCGTCGCCGGATTATAGCCGCAACGGCCTGCCTGCACGACATCATCGGACGCATTGCCGGCCGCGCGCAAGCCGCAGATAATACCCGCATCCGCCCCGGCAGATGCCGCCGGGACACGCCGACTTGAAAAAGAGCAATCACTGGAAGGACTCGTCACCATGCCGAATCAACTCGATCGCAGAGAATTCTTGAAGTTGACCACGGCGGCGACCGCCGGAACAGCCCTGCTAGGGGCGGCGACAAACCGGGCGGCCGAGGAGCAGCCCCAAAGGACCGTTCGGATCGGCGCCATCGGCACCGGTGGGCGGGGATGCGGCCTGACCAGGGTAATGCTCAGCATGAAAGGCGTGCAACTGCCGGCCATCTGCGATATCAACCCCGCCGCACTCCAGGCTGCCAAGGGCTTGATTGTGAACGCCGGCCAGCCCGAGCCGGCCGCCTATGGCGACGGCCCCGATGCCTACAAGAAGCTGCTGGCTCGCGACGACCTCGATGCCGTGCTCATCGCCACGCCCTGGGACCTGCACGCACCCATTGCCGTCGCGGCGATGAAGGCCGGCAAATACGCCGCCAGCGAGGTGCCCTGCGCGATCGACATGCAGCAGTGTTGGAACCTGGTCAACGCCCATGAGGAAACGGGTGTACCCTGCATGATGCTCGAAAACTGGAGCTTCCGCCGAGACAACCTCGCGATCCTGAACATGATCCGCAAGGGGCTCTTGGGCCGAATCGTCCACTGCCACTGCGCTCACTCGCACGACTGCCTCGACCACTGGTTCTACGATAAACAGGGCAACAAACGCTGGGGCGGCGAGTATCTCATCCGGCGGAATTGCGACCAGTACCCGACCCATTCGCTCGGCCCGGTGCTGAGCTGGATGGACATCAACTGCGGCGACACCTACGACTACCTGACCGCCACCGCCAGCGACCCGGTGGGCATCTACGAATACTTCAAACGCACTTTCGGACCGGATCATCCGGCCCTCAAGACCCAATTCAAACAGGGCGATATCGTCACCAGCGTGATTCGTACGAAGAAGGGCAAGACGATCGTCATCAATTATGACATGCAACTGCCCCGACCCTACGACAACCGTTGGCTGATACAGGGCACGCTC contains:
- a CDS encoding C39 family peptidase, coding for MNMLRCCLLVAVIAGCGTREAPPSLADEHEGPGNKLYMTPNDVHALLLDETAEAFEQGTHSGTIVVSDPSGVTLETEPSNGEPARPPFKGVHTSRVIAAAFPFNDVVPSWNVDCPLGAGFVVELRFGRAEGDFWTPFYYLGTWGTAEMPAVKIQHDRNGDVDTDYFRSIHRFDRLQYRIHLYSPRRGPLPVLRRIGLAYSNTLNDAELARRFRKPIDPGPREKWARRLPVPFRSQKWEAKEVRGSVCSPTSVAMVLEYYGVRLPTSRVYELVYDAEFKLYGNWARAVQTACHFGVPGYIERFGDWDAVKRHIVAGRPVIASIRVDKGQLRNAPYRESNGHLLVITGFDGKGGVCINDPAGGTPEQGVITHPVEDVERIWFQRGGVGYVLLGRPPE
- a CDS encoding Mrp/NBP35 family ATP-binding protein — translated: MSNPSCLTKEQVFQALKSVRDPELGQDIVSLGFVKNVETGDGRVCVEVELTTPACPMRETIRHDIETAVCDLGGVTEVDVEFSARVRSSLPEKCQLPGVRNIVAVGAGKGGVGKSTLSVLLSIGLARAGARVGLLDADVYGPSIPKMLGIEDARPGYENDKVLPVEVLGIKAMSMGLLIPPAQAVIWRGPMIHNAIRQFLEQVEWGELDYLVVDLPPGTGDVPLTLAQSIPLTGAVVVCTPQAVALADAARAARMYEALGVPVLGMIENMSYFIAPDTGREYDLFGKGGAEVAARELGVPFLGAIPINVAIRVAGDEGTPDSLFRGDSQGVGDALKQVVEALAARVSIRAALKQA
- a CDS encoding Gfo/Idh/MocA family oxidoreductase; its protein translation is MPNQLDRREFLKLTTAATAGTALLGAATNRAAEEQPQRTVRIGAIGTGGRGCGLTRVMLSMKGVQLPAICDINPAALQAAKGLIVNAGQPEPAAYGDGPDAYKKLLARDDLDAVLIATPWDLHAPIAVAAMKAGKYAASEVPCAIDMQQCWNLVNAHEETGVPCMMLENWSFRRDNLAILNMIRKGLLGRIVHCHCAHSHDCLDHWFYDKQGNKRWGGEYLIRRNCDQYPTHSLGPVLSWMDINCGDTYDYLTATASDPVGIYEYFKRTFGPDHPALKTQFKQGDIVTSVIRTKKGKTIVINYDMQLPRPYDNRWLIQGTLGLYREDPPTVYILGKSPQYHQWEPFAPYQEQYDHQWWRTHGKVAEAAGHGGTDYIELKTFLDAVRNKTQTPIDVYDSVMMSVITPLSEQSIAKGSVPIKCPDFTKGKWETRKPTFAVEV